CGGCCTTCGCCCGGCGCTCGTCCAGCTCGATCGCGCCGAACGGGGTCGTCAGGCTCCGGCCCTCCAGCCGCGCGGGCAAGAAGTTCATCGGCGGCGAGCCGATGAACCCGGCCACGAAGAGGTTGACCGGCTGCTCGTACAGCTCGCGCGGTGAGGCGACCTGCTGGATCTTGCCCTTCCGCAGCACGCAGACCCGGTCGCCGAGGGTCATCGCCTCGGTCTGGTCGTGGGTGACGTAGACCGTGGTGATGCCCAGCCGGCGCTGCAGCCGGGCGATCTCGGTGCGCATCTGGCCGCGCAGCTTGGCGTCGAGGTTGGACAGCGGCTCGTCGAAGAGGAACGCCTCGGCCTGCCGCACGATCGCCCGCCCCATCGCGACCCGCTGCCGCTGGCCACCGGAGAGGTTGGCCGGCTTGCGCTCCAGGTGCTCGTGCAGCTCGAGGACGTCGGCCGCCTCGTTGACCCGGCGGCGCACCTCGGCGTCGTCCATCTTGGACAACCGCAGCGGGAAGGCGATGTTCTCGAACACCGTCAGGTGCGGGTAGAGCGCGTAGTTCTGGAAGACCATCGACAGGTTGCGCTCGCGGGGCGCCTGGTCGTTGACCCGCTTGCCGCCGATGACCATGTCGCCGCTGGTGATGTCCTCCAGCCCGACGATCATCCGCAGCAGGGTCGACTTACCGCAGCCGGAGGGGCCGACCAGGATCATGAACTCGCCGTCGGCGATGTCCAGGCTGACGTCGTTCACCGCCGGGAAGCCGTCGCCGTACTGCTTGACGATGTGCTTCATCTCGATCTCGGCCATCAGTTCTTCCCCCTCGGGAGGTCGGTTCGGGTGCGCACGGGGTCAGCCCTTCACAGCGCCGTTGGTGAGGCCGGCGACGATGCGCCGCTGGAACAGCAGGACCAGGGCGACGACCGGGATCGTCACGATCACCGCGGCTGCGGCGATCGCCCCGGTCGGGTCCTCGAACTGCGAGGCGCCGGAGAACAGGCCCAGCGCGGCCGGCACCGGGCGGGCGGCGCTGGTGGAGGTCAGCGAGATGCCGTAGACGAAGTCGTTCCAGGCGATGAAGAACGCGATGATCGCCGTGGTGAAGACACCCGGGGCGGCCAGCGGGACGATCACCTTGCGGAACGCCTGCCACGTCGTCGCGCCGTCGACCTGGGCGGCCTGCTCCATCTCCCAGGGGATCTCGCGGAAGAACGCCGACATGGTCCAGATCGAGATCGGCAGGGTCAGCGACAGGTACGGGATGATCAGCCCCGGCCAGGTGTCGTAGAGGCCGATGTTGCGCCACAGGTTGAACAGCGGCGTGACGATCGAGATGACGGGGAAGATCGCCACGCCCAGCGCGGTGCCGAGGATGAACTTCTTGCCGGGGAAGTCCAGCCGGGCGATCGCGTAGGCGGCGAACATCGCCAGCACGCAGGAGATGAACGTCGCGATCAGGCAGATCCCGAACGAGTTCCGCAGCGCCGGCAGGAAGAGGTCACCGCCTCCCCCGGTGAAGATCCCCTTGTAGTTCTCCGAGGTGGCGTCGGTGGGCAGGAACTGGCCGTTGGCCAGGTCACCGGGTGCCTTGAACGACAGCGACACGATCCAGGCGACCGGGAAG
The Modestobacter versicolor genome window above contains:
- a CDS encoding ABC transporter ATP-binding protein; the encoded protein is MAEIEMKHIVKQYGDGFPAVNDVSLDIADGEFMILVGPSGCGKSTLLRMIVGLEDITSGDMVIGGKRVNDQAPRERNLSMVFQNYALYPHLTVFENIAFPLRLSKMDDAEVRRRVNEAADVLELHEHLERKPANLSGGQRQRVAMGRAIVRQAEAFLFDEPLSNLDAKLRGQMRTEIARLQRRLGITTVYVTHDQTEAMTLGDRVCVLRKGKIQQVASPRELYEQPVNLFVAGFIGSPPMNFLPARLEGRSLTTPFGAIELDERRAKAVAGRDLLLVGIRPEYFEDASLVDDVKRPVGSIFRARVDVTEWLGDQQYAYIPYEAPEEITTQLRELSRELDSEELRTQAIVSIDASSRIREGREAEFWLDSRKVHVFDPQSGENLTRDAEAGAELTRMATEDREEQIAESTGGPAGRSAPSTGAHAAGAA
- a CDS encoding carbohydrate ABC transporter permease, yielding MSRKEKNWWIVAGVLIVVYALFPVAWIVSLSFKAPGDLANGQFLPTDATSENYKGIFTGGGGDLFLPALRNSFGICLIATFISCVLAMFAAYAIARLDFPGKKFILGTALGVAIFPVISIVTPLFNLWRNIGLYDTWPGLIIPYLSLTLPISIWTMSAFFREIPWEMEQAAQVDGATTWQAFRKVIVPLAAPGVFTTAIIAFFIAWNDFVYGISLTSTSAARPVPAALGLFSGASQFEDPTGAIAAAAVIVTIPVVALVLLFQRRIVAGLTNGAVKG